Proteins from one Rhizoctonia solani chromosome 5, complete sequence genomic window:
- a CDS encoding STE/STE11 kinase, giving the protein MNRQILPDPNTSVTQQYKKLECVGRGAYGSVHKGVFVPTGEAVALKIINLDGQDDDVEAIQKEVALLSSLRGPDSINITRYHGCWLEGPHVWIVMDYAQGGSVRTLAKAAPNNSIEEKFISIITREVLQGLAFLHRNNVIHRDLKAANVLISDGRVMLCDFGVSALLATPHSKRSTFVGTPQWMAPEVILGHPYDTKADIWGLGITLYEMATGAPPHADQDHMRALMLIPKLKPPKLPDATDASKEMRDFMALCLRETPGDRLSAEELSKSKWIKSSKGSVSILKELLVRYESWTNKGGVRASLTSPFGALDPDEEPQDYSQPQSWEFETIRGTNYADGGVTQTGSSPEQPAVDLSVLSNPPRSLRMLFEDASNPGMDPFRINQPRPNQGLPAVSSSSTISTIASLDSNSSGGNDSNDTISTDPNLSFGNSHSENNGQHVLPIPFDTHQDLLSIRRDSTDILTARQANYVFPRSAPSLIVDTVKPPSTDPALSSTESDSSATASGVGTTRRGVLHKQSFSGSKGLPRSPRPLTAPDSGTESASDKTPTPGTNSNNAPLSPPRMSYREVRDSKGLANISIPPASGSNVGVQLAESPGTANSEASGKAQRKGESSHGQGSGSGSSLPGTSGLNSSSSRPGRERPTRVKRNATVGSPTEFRFGGAPPDGGLVPPSHGASRSLDSRGGVGNGFSGGQSLGGASVALNARPNGLAPARPAVLGRQASAMAVMEGAGRSALAVPGRSNTGLSPAGPGAMLKDLLKLSPVQPGSLGAGADMLPPSPGIGTVAISPVTKVFSHSPSALQMSITPSDIGNSSPVNGRAYSHSQSNSYSHTNQTTLHSSANALFHPDNPALPPLDLGMLLSAEMCMPNWLVR; this is encoded by the exons ATGAATCgacagattttgccagatcCCAACACCTCGGTCACACAACAGTACAAGAAGCTTGAATGTGTTGGGAGAGGTGCATACGGATCGGTACACAAGGGTGTATTTGTTCCGACAGGCGAAGCTGTCGCGCTCAAGATAATCAACCTTGACGGGCAAGATGATGATGTGGAAGCAATACAAAAGGAGGTTGCGCTACTAAGCTCGCTACGGGGACCTGATAGTATCAACATTACGAGATACCATGGTTGCTGGTTGGAAGGACCTCATGTATGGATTGTGATGGACTATGCACAGGGTGGGAGTGTCAGGACATTG GCTAAAGCCGCACCCAACAATTCAATAGAAGAGAAATTCATCAGCATTATCACACGCGAGGTGCTCCAGGGCTTGGCGTTTTTACACCGAAATAATGTTATCCATCGAGACCTTAAAG CTGCGAACGTCTTGATATCCGACGGGCGAGTCATGCTCTGTGATTTTGGAGTCTCAGCCCTTCTCGCAACTCCACACTCAAAGCGCTCGACCTTTGTAGGAACACCTCAGTGGATGGCTCCCGAAGTTATCTTAGGACATCCATACGATACCAAGGCAGACATATGGGGATTAGGAATTACCCTCTATGAGATGGCGACTGGCGCACCACCTCACGCGGACCAAGACCATATGAGAGCGTTGATGCTCATCCCAAAACTCAAGCCACCAAAACTACCAGATGCAACTGATGCGAGTAAAGAAATGCGAGACTTCATGGCATTGTGTCTTCGAGAAACACCCGGCGAT CGGCTATCAGCTGAAGAGTTGTCCAAGAGTAAATGGATCAAATCGTCCAAAGGATCCGTTTCGATCTTAAAAGAACTTTTGGTACGATACGAATCTTGGACTAACAAAGGAGGTGTGCGGGCGAGTCTTACTAGTCCATTTGGGGCACTTGATCCCGACGAGGAACC GCAGGATTATTCGCAACCACAATCATGGGAATTCGAGACAATCCGTGGCACAAACTATGCGGATGGTGGCGTCACACAAACAGGCTCGAGCCCGGAGCAGCCGGCCGTGGATCTTTCGGTACTTTCCAATCCTCCTCGGTCGCTCCGCATGCTTTTTGAGGATGCGTCTAACCCTGGAATGGATCCTTTCCGTATCAACCAACCCCGACCCAATCAAGGATTGCCTGCAGTATCGAGTAGCAGTACGATCAGTACTATCGCGAGTTTGGATAGCAACAGCAGTGGTGGCAACGATAGCAACGACACGATTTCCACGGACCCAAATCTAAGCTTTGGTAACAGTCACAGTGAAAACAACGGACAACATGTTCTTCCAATTCCATTCGACACACATCAAGATCTTCTGTCCATCCGTCGAGATTCGACCGACATACTCACTGCCCGACAAGCTAATTATGTCTTTCCTCGGTCCGCACCTTCTTTAATTGTGGATACAGTCAAACCACCTTCGACAGACCCGGCGCTTAGCAGTACTGAGTCTGATTCATCTGCCACTGCCAGTGGAGTCGGAACTACACGACGGGGAGTGCTCCATAAACAATCCTTCTCTGGCTCAAAAGGATTGCCCCGCTCTCCCCGCCCACTCACTGCTCCCGATTCGGGAACTGAATCCGCTTCGGACAAAACCCCCACCCCAGGAACCAATTCAAATAATGCTCCCCTGTCCCCACCTCGGATGTCCTATCGCGAGGTACGTGACAGCAAGGGCCTCGCGAACATTTCGATCCCTCCCGCTAGCGGATCCAACGTCGGAGTCCAACTCGCCGAATCTCCGGGTACGGCCAATAGCGAGGCCTCGGGCAAGGCACAGCGCAAGGGAGAAAGCTCTCATGGACAAGGTTCCGGCTCCGGTTCTAGTCTTCCCGGTACTAGTGGATTGAATTCATCCTCAAGTAGGCCCGGTCGAGAACGGCCTACACGGGTAAAGCGCAATGCGACAGTCGGGTCTCCCACTGAATTCAGATTTGGAGGTGCTCCTCCGGATGGTGGCCTTGTACCACCTAGCCATGGTGCTAGTCGTTCGTTGGACTCGCGGGGCGGCGTTGGGAATGGGTTTTCTGGCGGACAAAGTCTTGGTGGAGCTTCGGTTGCATTGAATGCTCGACCGAATGGACTAGCCCCTGCAAGGCCTGCGGTGCTGGGACGCCAGGCGTCAGCCATGGCAGTTATGGAGGGAGCTGGTAGGTCAGCGCTTGCCGTCCCTGGGCGAAGCAACACTGGACTTAGCCCGGCAGGCCCAGGTGCAATGCTAAAAGATTTGCTCAAG CTTTCACCCGTTCAGCCTGGGTCACTTGGTGCCGGAGCAGACATGTTGCCCCCATCGCCTGGTATAGGTACTGTGGCCATATCCCCGGTCACAAAAGTCTTCAGTCATTCACCAAGTGCATTGCAAATGAGTATTACTCCAAGCGACATAGGAAATAGTAGCCCCGTGAATGGGCGAGCGTACTCGCACTCCCAGTCCAACTCGTACTCGCATACGAACCAAACAACCCTGCATTCTTCCGCCAACGCTCTATTCCACCCTGATAACCCAGCACTACCTCCGTTGGACTTGGGAATGCTCCTTTCAGCCGAGATGTGCATGCCGAATTGGCTCGTACGGTAG